A section of the Deltaproteobacteria bacterium genome encodes:
- a CDS encoding (d)CMP kinase has product MDITIVTLDGPAGVGKTTVARALAERLGIAYLDTGAMFRSVAYAFGEGAWEMPVDKLVPRLNRLDFDLEGAGPSSELLLNGCPLAPEIRTEQVGLWASHMGRIPVVRDFLRRNQQAIGRTTPLVAEGRDMGSVIFPDAPFKFFLDASIEVRAKRRYEQLRGMAMEEDLERIQAQIRIRDDQDRNRAVAPLKPAEDAVIIDTGATDVGGVLERIMAVISAKRS; this is encoded by the coding sequence GTGGACATCACCATCGTCACTCTTGATGGCCCGGCCGGCGTCGGCAAGACCACCGTGGCCAGGGCCCTGGCCGAACGCCTGGGCATCGCCTATCTGGACACCGGAGCCATGTTTCGGTCCGTGGCCTACGCCTTTGGCGAAGGGGCCTGGGAAATGCCCGTGGACAAACTTGTGCCACGGCTCAATCGCCTGGATTTCGATCTGGAAGGGGCTGGGCCGTCCTCGGAGTTGTTGCTGAACGGCTGTCCTCTCGCACCCGAGATCCGCACCGAACAGGTCGGCCTGTGGGCCTCGCACATGGGCCGCATTCCGGTGGTGCGGGATTTTCTGCGCCGCAATCAGCAAGCCATCGGACGAACAACGCCCTTGGTGGCCGAGGGTCGGGACATGGGCAGCGTCATTTTTCCTGACGCGCCGTTCAAGTTTTTTTTGGATGCATCCATCGAGGTCCGTGCCAAGCGCCGCTACGAGCAACTGCGGGGCATGGCAATGGAGGAGGATTTGGAGCGGATTCAGGCCCAGATCCGCATCCGCGACGATCAGGATCGGAATCGGGCCGTGGCGCCGCTCAAGCCCGCCGAGGACGCGGTGATCATCGACACGGGGGCCACCGACGTGGGCGGCGTGCTGGAGCGGATTATGGCGGTTATTTCAGCGAAGCGGTCTTGA
- a CDS encoding nucleoside triphosphate pyrophosphohydrolase: MENNNFGKIIEVIDTLTGPGGCPWDKEQTPRSMCDYLIEECFELVEAIRQDDPAEVAEELGDVLFLLLFIARHFDRQLPGFLDSALTGNVAKMIRRHPHVYGEQAASVAEVVKNWEQIKKQEKAEKDKDPGVFASLPASLPPLLRAYRINSKSARVGFTWPTDQDQEQKLDEEWRELQAALDSGDPAAMEEEFGDYLFTLVEYGRRRGIKANSALAVANAKFLSRFEKVEKLARERGLELDRLSLAEMDALWDEIKTASLK; this comes from the coding sequence GTGGAAAACAATAATTTTGGCAAGATCATCGAGGTTATCGACACCCTGACCGGCCCTGGCGGCTGCCCCTGGGACAAGGAGCAAACCCCGCGTTCCATGTGCGACTATCTCATCGAGGAATGCTTCGAACTGGTCGAGGCCATCCGCCAGGATGACCCGGCCGAAGTGGCCGAGGAATTGGGCGATGTTCTTTTTCTTTTACTGTTCATCGCCCGCCATTTCGACCGCCAACTGCCCGGTTTTCTGGACAGCGCCCTGACCGGCAACGTGGCCAAGATGATCCGCCGCCACCCGCATGTCTACGGGGAACAGGCCGCCAGCGTGGCCGAGGTGGTCAAGAACTGGGAGCAGATCAAAAAGCAGGAAAAGGCTGAAAAAGACAAGGACCCCGGCGTTTTCGCGTCCCTGCCGGCCAGCCTGCCGCCGCTTTTGCGGGCCTACCGCATCAATTCCAAATCCGCCCGCGTGGGATTCACCTGGCCCACGGATCAGGATCAGGAACAAAAACTGGACGAGGAATGGCGGGAACTGCAAGCCGCCCTGGACAGTGGCGATCCGGCGGCGATGGAGGAAGAGTTCGGGGATTATCTGTTTACGCTGGTGGAATACGGCCGTCGACGGGGCATCAAGGCTAACTCCGCCCTGGCCGTGGCCAATGCCAAATTCCTGAGCCGGTTCGAAAAGGTGGAAAAACTGGCCAGGGAGCGCGGCCTGGAACTGGACCGACTCTCCCTGGCCGAAATGGACGCCCTCTGGGACGAAATCAAGACCGCTTCGCTGAAATAA